A stretch of the Chelonoidis abingdonii isolate Lonesome George chromosome 11, CheloAbing_2.0, whole genome shotgun sequence genome encodes the following:
- the ZBTB7A gene encoding zinc finger and BTB domain-containing protein 7A → MAGGVDGPIGIPFPDHSSDILSSLNEQRNNGLLCDVVILVDGQEFPTHRSVLAACSQYFKKLFTSGLVVDQQNVYEIDFVSVDALSALLDFAYTATLTVSTSNVNEILNASKLLEIQAVTDVCTDLLDRKILAKNDQMDLVDQIDQRNHLRAKEYLEFFQSNPINGHQGNFPWTNQDLRDLQRLNFQGQEDEEEPDCNGMDFYSQAPPNERPKVNDGDPDSNHAMWLEREEEEAPGALFPPSQNGHYSGHSLTAQGEEEAAPGGHLDQQEASNSPSFVPGGAEAEEAEAREVDGLAASALLQQMISSVGRQQLGEDDQKDDDGVMDYYLKYFSSSHESDVYPSWSQKVEKKIRAKAFQKCPICDKVIQGAGKLPRHIRTHTGEKPYECNICKVRFTRQDKLKVHMRKHTGEKPYLCQQCGAAFAHNYDLKNHMRVHTGLRPYQCDSCFKTFVRSDHLHRHLKKDGCNGIPSRRGRKPRVRDVSGVPAPAGNPEDGSFEAGGERQESQEDTVQKNGQEEHFEDSSNNEASGRLNVAEGSSEGNTQGLS, encoded by the exons ATGGCTGGTGGCGTGGATGGCCCCATCGGGATCCCGTTCCCTGATCACAGCAGCGACATCCTGAGCAGCCTGAACGAGCAGAGGAACAACGGGCTGCTGTGTGACGTGGTCATCTTGGTGGATGGTCAGGAGTTCCCCACCCACCGCTCTGTCCTGGCAGCCTGCAGCCAATACTTCAAGAAGCTCTTCACCTCAGGGTTAGTGGTGGACCAGCAAAACGTATACGAGATAGACTTTGTGAGTGTAGACGCCTTGTCGGCGCTGCTCGATTTCGCTTACACCGCGACCCTGACCGTCAGCACTTCGAACGTCAATGAGATCCTCAACGCCTCCAAACTGCTGGAGATCCAGGCGGTAACGGATGTTTGCACGGATCTCCTAGACAGGAAGATTCTGGCCAAAAATGACCAGATGGATTTAGTAGATCAAATTGATCAAAGGAACCATCTCAGAGCAAAAGAGTACCTGGAGTTCTTCCAGAGCAACCCCATCAACGGCCACCAAGGCAACTTTCCATGGACCAATCAAGACTTGAGAGACCTTCAGAGACTGAACTTCCAAGGGCAAGAGGACGAGGAGGAGCCGGATTGCAACGGCATGGACTTCTACTCACAAGCCCCCCCAAACGAAAGACCAAAGGTGAACGACGGTGACCCTGACAGCAACCATGCTATGTGGctagaaagagaggaagaggaggcccCGGGAGCCTTATTCCCACCTTCCCAGAATGGACATTACAGTGGACACAGCCTGACAGCAcaaggagaagaggaggcagcTCCGGGAGGTCACCTGGACCAGCAGGAAGCCAGCAATTCTCCCAGCTTTGTTCCTGGGGGAGCGGAGGCTGAGGAGGCGGAGGCTAGAGAGGTGGATGGTCTGGCCGCCAGCGCACTGCTGCAGCAGATGATCAGTTCCGTGGGAAGGCAGCAGCTGGGTGAGGACGACCAGAAGGATGACGACGGGGTGATGGATTATTACTTGAAATACTTCAGCAGCTCTCACGAGAGCGACGTGTATCCGTCCTGGTCCCAGAAGGTGGAGAAGAAGATCAGGGCGAAAGCATTCCAGAAGTGCCCCATCTGTGACAAGGTGATCCAAGGGGCTGGCAAGCTGCCCCGCCACATCCGCACCCACACGGGCGAGAAACCCTACGAATGCAACATCTGCAAAGTCCGATTCACCAG GCAGGACAAGCTGAAAGTTCACATGAGGAAGCACACAGGTGAAAAGCCTTACCTGTGCCAGCAATGCGGGGCTGCTTTTGCTCACAACTACGACTTGAAGAACCACATGCGTGTGCACACTGGCTTGCGGCCTTACCAGTGCGACAGCTGCTTCAAGACTTTCGTCCGATCCGACCACTTGCACAGGCACCTTAAAAAAGATGGGTGCAACGGCATCCCATCCAGAAGGGGGCGCAAACCCCGGGTCAGAGATGTGAGCGGCGTGCCCGCCCCCGCAGGGAACCCCGAAGATGGAAGCTTCGAAGCTGGTGGCGAGAGACAAGAATCACAGGAGGACACCGTGCAGAAAAATGGCCAGGAGGAGCACTTTGAAGATAGTTCTAACAACGAAGCATCAGGAAGATTGAATGTAGCAGAGGGGTCGTCAGAGGGTAACACACAAGGACTCtcctaa